A single genomic interval of Sinorhizobium meliloti harbors:
- a CDS encoding NADH-quinone oxidoreductase subunit J: protein MHQGFFLLFATVSVVTALTLVLARNPVHSALALMACFLQISAIFVMLGAPLLAVIQIFVYVGAIMVLFLFVIMMVDVREAVLQRFMPGGNLPALALLVLLGAEMVVLVLWSDRFTATPPVAERGGDAIRDLSKTLFSDYLLPFEVASVILLAALVGAIVLARKEPG, encoded by the coding sequence ATGCATCAGGGGTTCTTTCTTCTGTTCGCTACGGTGTCCGTGGTCACAGCCCTGACACTGGTTCTGGCGCGCAATCCGGTTCACAGCGCATTGGCGCTGATGGCGTGCTTCCTGCAGATTTCGGCAATCTTCGTCATGCTCGGTGCGCCGCTGCTCGCGGTCATCCAGATCTTCGTCTATGTCGGCGCGATCATGGTCCTGTTCCTGTTCGTGATCATGATGGTCGACGTGCGCGAAGCGGTGCTGCAGCGCTTCATGCCGGGCGGCAACCTGCCGGCGCTCGCGCTGCTCGTCCTGCTCGGTGCCGAGATGGTCGTGCTGGTGCTCTGGAGCGATCGCTTCACCGCAACGCCGCCCGTTGCCGAGCGCGGCGGCGATGCGATCAGGGATCTCAGCAAGACGCTCTTCTCCGACTATCTCCTGCCGTTCGAAGTCGCCTCGGTCATCCTGCTCGCGGCCCTCGTCGGCGCCATCGTGCTGGCGCGGAAGGAACCTGGCTGA